From a single Desulfovibrio sp. ZJ209 genomic region:
- the recO gene encoding DNA repair protein RecO produces MNEWRDEAVVLRMGHFRESDLWLRLLCRGRGALTLFAFGASRSRRRFCGCLDVFNTLQCRVKVSGRGDFLNLEEAALLRGPRGLRADWRRMGLAANCLRFLEALGVDGEGAPESFALLEDLRELLEGGAPVPALLPLFFRLRLAGALGFAPNLGQCGLCGADVEERASFVVDEGLLLCPRCRAERPLAETRYCVEVSRAGLDVLRAVQQTFPSAWPAEALSAPERRACARLIDGFVQYHLGLAWENGRFRRV; encoded by the coding sequence GTGAACGAGTGGCGGGACGAGGCGGTGGTGCTCCGCATGGGGCATTTCCGCGAATCTGACCTTTGGCTCCGGCTCCTCTGTCGCGGCCGGGGCGCGCTCACGCTCTTCGCCTTCGGGGCGAGCCGCAGCAGGCGTCGTTTCTGCGGCTGCCTCGATGTGTTCAACACCCTGCAATGCCGGGTCAAGGTGTCGGGCCGGGGGGACTTCCTCAATCTTGAGGAGGCCGCCCTGTTGCGCGGCCCCCGGGGCCTGCGCGCCGACTGGCGGCGCATGGGCCTTGCCGCCAACTGCCTGCGCTTTCTCGAGGCCCTGGGCGTGGACGGCGAAGGCGCCCCGGAGAGCTTCGCCCTGCTCGAAGACCTGCGCGAGCTGCTGGAGGGCGGCGCCCCGGTGCCGGCGCTGCTGCCGCTGTTTTTCCGCCTGCGGCTCGCCGGTGCCCTGGGTTTCGCGCCCAATCTCGGCCAGTGCGGCCTCTGCGGCGCGGACGTGGAAGAGAGGGCGAGCTTCGTGGTGGACGAGGGCCTGTTGCTCTGCCCGCGCTGCCGTGCGGAGCGCCCGCTCGCCGAAACGCGTTATTGCGTGGAGGTCTCGCGGGCCGGGCTTGACGTTTTGCGCGCCGTGCAGCAAACTTTTCCGTCCGCATGGCCGGCGGAGGCGCTCTCCGCGCCCGAGCGGCGCGCCTGTGCGCGGCTCATCGACGGCTTTGTGCAGTACCATCTCGGCCTCGCCTGGGAGAACGGCCGTTTCCGCCGCGTGTGA
- a CDS encoding GNAT family N-acetyltransferase gives MPFLPLTDSPSEGGGTAGAQALTGVLPLWEHLAATTGQADPFCCAPAWQLTFSETVTPGKKLFFHAEAHGLAVFTEVLAEGQRVFLTPPENGWLFGCPLLGAAAGDALAASLSAFDAAYPDAVPHLILSGIQPRGPLAAMLLHRFGGAYAFFRHGSSVQCAASLAGGVDGYLSRRSANHRAKLKKAARKAHAAGVSFTREHPSTPGEAATLYARMQAVEAQSWKGLAQCGMGEAPAREFYALLVQRLAGEGKLRAIMAQRDGRDIGFIFGGLCGATYRGQQFSYAAGEHKLSLGNLLQLETLKWLCEEGAARYDMGPVTGPRMEYKRHWTEENHEIQAWLMVKKP, from the coding sequence ATGCCCTTTCTCCCGCTGACGGACAGTCCCTCTGAAGGGGGCGGGACGGCCGGCGCGCAGGCCCTGACGGGCGTGCTCCCCCTTTGGGAGCACCTTGCCGCCACCACCGGCCAGGCCGACCCCTTCTGTTGCGCCCCGGCGTGGCAGCTCACCTTCAGCGAGACCGTCACGCCGGGCAAAAAGCTCTTCTTCCATGCGGAAGCCCATGGCCTCGCCGTGTTCACGGAAGTCCTGGCGGAGGGGCAGCGCGTCTTCCTGACCCCGCCGGAAAACGGCTGGCTCTTCGGCTGCCCGCTGCTCGGGGCGGCCGCCGGGGATGCGCTCGCCGCGTCCCTCAGCGCTTTTGACGCGGCCTACCCGGACGCGGTGCCCCATCTCATCCTAAGCGGCATCCAGCCGCGGGGGCCGCTCGCGGCCATGCTCCTGCACCGCTTCGGCGGGGCCTACGCCTTTTTCCGCCACGGCAGTTCCGTCCAGTGCGCGGCCTCGCTTGCCGGCGGGGTGGACGGCTACCTCTCGCGGCGCTCGGCCAACCACCGCGCCAAGCTCAAAAAGGCCGCGCGCAAGGCGCATGCCGCGGGCGTCAGTTTTACGCGCGAGCACCCGTCCACGCCCGGCGAGGCAGCGACCCTGTATGCGCGCATGCAGGCCGTGGAGGCGCAAAGCTGGAAGGGCCTTGCGCAGTGCGGCATGGGCGAGGCCCCGGCGCGCGAATTTTATGCGCTGCTCGTGCAACGACTGGCCGGGGAGGGCAAGCTGCGCGCCATCATGGCGCAACGCGACGGCCGGGACATCGGCTTCATTTTCGGCGGCCTGTGCGGGGCCACCTATCGCGGCCAGCAGTTCAGCTATGCCGCCGGGGAGCACAAGCTCTCCCTCGGCAACCTGCTCCAGCTCGAGACGCTGAAATGGCTCTGTGAAGAGGGCGCGGCCCGCTACGACATGGGGCCCGTCACGGGCCCGCGCATGGAATACAAGCGCCACTGGACGGAAGAAAACCACGAGATCCAGGCCTGGCTCATGGTCAAAAAACCCTGA
- the mfd gene encoding transcription-repair coupling factor encodes MQDFDAILASAETRVYLERSGMATRCRLAAQALASGRTAVLLARGREELHTASALARLFLPELSVGDGDVASPVWERPLLVMPRLRDWADRDGWSGRLAALYALAQGRPRCVVASVASLIPRYMPTDFFSGRSLDLALGMDFSPELIIEQAVEWGYERVSMVTRPGELARRGDILDIYAPGYGRPVRLEFFGDSIEEMRLFDAESQRSLRNIEELTLLPVSPLPLDTKGREAARARCETLVREGRISENDAYTYRKALEEGGAGLLPGLLWEKASLFENWLHPESLWILPGEADSAEALRAVRQSLKEELEKEDAALPQPASLVFRRSSQPAPWNGFQCVFDEPLVVGVEARGVSLQERPLHQFAELFPAPGAQDRPWQHLAAGLKAWQRERRQVILSFSSERGRNKFLKLAEQDGIAPALRYAPGQGGLFALISPFRGGAELAWDNSLVLGEDILYPRAEKTHRAATRAFKGLDSFESLKEGDLLVHRDYGIGRFAGLHHLDVNAAANDFLLLEYAGHDKLYVPADRLGLIQRFKGAEGAEPPLDKLGGPSWAAGKEKARKAIEKIAADLVEMYAYRKVAKGFRYDPPGELFREFEATFGYEETPDQARAIQDVLDDMDGERPMDRLVCGDVGFGKTEVALRAAFRAASEGRQVALLCPTTVLAEQHYQTFRARLAGFPINVGLLSRFVPRAKQKETLKAAEAGQVDILIGTHRLLSNDVKLPNLALLILDEEQRFGVRHKEKLKALKKNVDVLTLTATPIPRTLQLSMSGIRELSIIETAPQDRKPVASAVLGRDDATLRKVLQRELDREGQVFWVYNRVQGLERVAEYVRKLAPNARVGMAHGQMAEAELEATMRKFWHGELDVLVCTSIVESGLDFPRANTLVVDQAQMFGLGQLYQLRGRVGRSDRQAYAFFVVPDASRLTETAEERLRVILDMDYLGAGFQVAMEDLRLRGAGNILGEVQSGHMTRVGLDLYLEMLEEAVARLKGTPAALAAETELNLGLPAHIPATYIDDGRERLRCYKSLTSAVGGAAREEVALGIRDRFGAFPEEFRNFLAVLDFKEFLTELQVQKADIHRNSVRLVWAQGQTAVSPERIVELAASEPGVKLHPPAGLSLPVSEDVPFSEGLAAVRALLEKIRAPRLAPPAVSQAIPDEASEAAAAGGAA; translated from the coding sequence ATGCAGGATTTCGACGCCATCCTCGCCAGCGCTGAAACCAGGGTCTACCTAGAGCGCAGCGGCATGGCGACGCGCTGCCGCCTGGCGGCCCAGGCGCTCGCTTCCGGGCGCACGGCCGTGCTGCTCGCCCGCGGCCGCGAAGAGCTGCACACGGCCTCGGCGCTGGCGCGCCTCTTCCTCCCCGAGCTGTCCGTGGGTGACGGCGATGTGGCGAGCCCTGTCTGGGAGCGCCCCCTGCTCGTCATGCCGCGCCTGCGCGACTGGGCCGACCGCGACGGCTGGAGCGGCCGCCTCGCCGCCCTCTACGCGCTCGCCCAGGGGAGGCCCCGCTGCGTGGTGGCCTCCGTGGCGAGCCTCATCCCGCGCTACATGCCCACGGACTTCTTCAGCGGCCGCAGCCTCGATCTTGCGCTGGGCATGGACTTCTCGCCCGAGCTCATCATCGAGCAGGCCGTGGAATGGGGCTACGAGCGCGTGAGCATGGTGACGCGCCCGGGCGAGCTCGCGCGGCGCGGCGACATCCTCGATATTTACGCCCCCGGCTATGGCCGCCCGGTGCGCCTGGAATTTTTCGGCGACTCCATCGAGGAGATGCGGCTCTTTGATGCCGAGAGCCAGCGCTCCCTGCGCAATATCGAGGAACTGACCCTGTTGCCCGTGAGCCCGCTGCCGCTGGACACCAAGGGCCGCGAAGCCGCCCGCGCGCGCTGCGAGACGCTTGTCCGCGAGGGCCGCATCAGCGAGAACGACGCCTATACCTACCGCAAGGCGCTTGAGGAGGGCGGCGCCGGCCTCTTGCCCGGCCTCCTTTGGGAAAAGGCGAGCCTGTTCGAGAACTGGCTCCACCCGGAGAGCCTGTGGATACTCCCCGGCGAGGCCGACAGCGCCGAGGCCCTGCGCGCCGTGCGCCAGAGCCTCAAGGAAGAGCTCGAGAAAGAGGACGCGGCCCTGCCGCAGCCCGCGAGCCTCGTGTTCCGCCGCTCCTCCCAGCCCGCGCCGTGGAACGGCTTTCAGTGCGTTTTCGACGAGCCGCTGGTGGTGGGTGTGGAGGCGCGGGGCGTCTCCCTGCAGGAGCGGCCGTTGCACCAGTTCGCCGAGCTCTTTCCCGCGCCCGGCGCGCAGGACAGGCCCTGGCAGCACCTGGCGGCCGGCCTCAAGGCCTGGCAGCGCGAGCGGCGGCAGGTCATCCTCAGCTTTTCTTCCGAGCGCGGCCGCAACAAGTTCCTCAAGCTGGCCGAGCAGGACGGCATCGCCCCGGCCCTGCGCTACGCCCCGGGGCAGGGGGGGCTGTTCGCGCTCATCTCGCCCTTTCGCGGCGGCGCGGAGCTCGCCTGGGACAATAGCCTCGTCCTCGGGGAGGACATCCTCTATCCGCGCGCCGAAAAGACGCACCGCGCGGCCACGCGCGCCTTCAAGGGGCTGGACAGCTTCGAGAGCCTGAAAGAGGGCGACCTGCTCGTCCACCGCGATTACGGCATCGGCCGCTTCGCCGGGCTGCACCACCTCGATGTCAACGCCGCGGCCAATGACTTTCTCCTGCTGGAATACGCGGGCCATGACAAGCTCTATGTGCCGGCCGACCGCCTCGGCCTCATCCAGCGCTTCAAGGGCGCCGAGGGCGCGGAGCCGCCCCTCGACAAGCTGGGCGGCCCCTCCTGGGCGGCCGGCAAGGAAAAGGCCCGCAAGGCCATCGAGAAGATCGCGGCCGACCTTGTGGAGATGTATGCCTACCGCAAGGTCGCCAAGGGCTTCCGCTACGACCCGCCGGGCGAGCTCTTCCGCGAGTTCGAGGCCACCTTCGGCTATGAGGAGACGCCCGACCAGGCCCGCGCCATCCAGGACGTGCTCGACGACATGGACGGCGAGCGCCCCATGGACCGCCTCGTCTGCGGCGACGTGGGCTTCGGCAAGACCGAGGTGGCCCTGCGCGCGGCCTTCCGCGCCGCCTCCGAGGGGCGGCAGGTGGCGCTGCTCTGCCCGACCACGGTGCTCGCCGAGCAGCATTACCAGACCTTCAGGGCGCGTCTCGCGGGCTTTCCCATCAATGTGGGGCTCCTGAGCCGTTTCGTGCCCCGCGCCAAGCAGAAAGAGACCCTCAAGGCCGCCGAGGCCGGGCAGGTCGACATCCTCATCGGCACGCACCGCCTGCTTTCCAACGACGTGAAGCTCCCGAACCTCGCGCTGCTCATTCTCGACGAGGAGCAGCGCTTCGGCGTGCGCCACAAGGAAAAGCTCAAGGCCCTGAAAAAGAATGTGGACGTGCTCACGCTCACGGCCACGCCCATCCCGCGCACGCTCCAGCTCTCCATGTCCGGTATCCGCGAGCTCTCCATCATCGAGACCGCCCCGCAGGACCGCAAGCCCGTGGCCTCGGCCGTGCTCGGGCGCGACGACGCCACCCTGCGCAAGGTGCTCCAGCGCGAGCTCGATCGCGAGGGTCAGGTGTTCTGGGTCTACAACCGGGTGCAGGGGCTCGAGCGCGTGGCTGAATATGTGCGCAAGCTCGCGCCGAACGCGCGCGTGGGCATGGCGCACGGCCAGATGGCCGAGGCCGAGCTCGAGGCCACCATGCGCAAGTTCTGGCACGGCGAGCTCGATGTGCTCGTCTGCACGTCCATCGTGGAGTCCGGGCTGGACTTTCCCCGCGCGAATACCCTCGTGGTGGACCAGGCGCAGATGTTCGGCCTTGGGCAGCTCTACCAGCTTCGGGGCCGCGTGGGCCGCAGCGACCGGCAGGCCTACGCCTTCTTTGTGGTGCCCGACGCCTCGCGCCTCACGGAAACGGCGGAAGAGCGCCTGCGCGTCATCCTCGACATGGACTATCTCGGCGCCGGCTTCCAAGTGGCCATGGAAGACCTGCGCCTGCGCGGCGCGGGCAATATCCTGGGCGAGGTGCAGTCCGGCCACATGACGCGCGTGGGCCTTGACCTGTACCTCGAAATGCTGGAGGAGGCGGTGGCGCGCCTCAAGGGCACGCCCGCTGCCCTCGCCGCAGAGACCGAGCTCAACCTCGGGCTGCCGGCCCACATCCCGGCCACATATATAGATGACGGCCGCGAGCGCCTGCGCTGCTACAAGTCCCTGACATCGGCCGTGGGCGGCGCGGCCCGCGAGGAAGTGGCCCTCGGCATCCGCGACCGCTTCGGTGCCTTCCCCGAGGAGTTCCGCAACTTTCTCGCCGTGCTGGACTTCAAGGAATTCCTCACTGAGCTCCAGGTGCAGAAGGCCGATATCCACCGCAACAGCGTGCGCCTCGTCTGGGCGCAGGGGCAGACCGCCGTTTCGCCCGAGCGCATCGTGGAGCTCGCCGCCAGCGAGCCCGGGGTCAAGCTGCATCCGCCGGCCGGGCTCTCCCTGCCGGTTTCCGAGGATGTGCCCTTCAGCGAAGGCCTTGCGGCCGTGCGCGCCCTGCTGGAAAAGATCCGCGCCCCGAGGCTGGCGCCCCCGGCTGTCTCGCAGGCCATCCCTGATGAGGCTTCGGAAGCCGCCGCAGCAGGAGGTGCCGCATGA
- a CDS encoding IscA/HesB family protein translates to MLELTESARNELEAYFKDKDKETIRIYLAPGGCSGPRLALGLDPAGDDDVSEEAGGFTFCINKELLDQIKGAKIDLTPMGFLVDPTVPLSESAGGGCGGCCGGCGSH, encoded by the coding sequence ATGCTCGAACTCACCGAAAGCGCCCGCAACGAGCTTGAGGCGTATTTCAAGGATAAGGACAAGGAAACCATCCGCATCTACCTGGCGCCCGGCGGCTGCTCCGGCCCGCGCCTCGCCCTCGGGCTCGACCCGGCCGGCGATGACGATGTGAGCGAAGAGGCCGGCGGCTTCACCTTCTGCATCAACAAGGAACTCCTCGACCAGATCAAGGGCGCCAAGATTGACCTGACCCCCATGGGCTTCCTGGTCGATCCCACCGTGCCCCTGTCTGAAAGCGCGGGCGGCGGTTGCGGCGGCTGCTGCGGCGGCTGCGGCTCGCACTAG
- a CDS encoding SurA N-terminal domain-containing protein, translated as MRLLFPAFVIAILCILCGGFESASAAQLNKVAAVVNGQVITMFDLQKEALPELARARLNPNDPAQAKAVDAVFRKVLDLMIMDILIAQEAKRLKVTVSEAEVDNELKRMMLARKLTKEQFEAQLKQQKIPLAGLRANIEKSLLRQKVMGMEVGRRVVVTPDEIKAYYEAHKDTMFDRNGLRMGLLVYHPKANPAAVAAQIKAGKLSFEEAAAKYSIAPNKDKGGDMGPVEWDRLNPEWDGRLSQMKPGDVTELFDLQGHKAQVHLFRPGGGAETPLTLEQATPQIDAILRQPKAKGRFEDYSRQLREKAVIDIRLN; from the coding sequence ATGCGTCTTCTCTTCCCGGCGTTCGTGATCGCCATTCTCTGTATCCTTTGCGGCGGCTTTGAGAGTGCTTCCGCGGCCCAGTTGAACAAGGTGGCGGCCGTGGTCAACGGCCAGGTCATCACCATGTTCGACCTCCAGAAAGAGGCACTCCCCGAACTCGCCCGCGCGCGGCTCAACCCCAATGACCCGGCGCAGGCCAAGGCCGTGGACGCGGTGTTCCGCAAGGTGCTCGACCTCATGATCATGGACATCCTCATCGCGCAGGAGGCCAAGCGCCTCAAGGTCACGGTGAGCGAGGCCGAGGTGGACAACGAGCTCAAGCGCATGATGCTCGCGCGCAAGCTCACCAAGGAGCAGTTCGAGGCGCAGCTCAAGCAGCAGAAGATCCCGCTCGCCGGCCTGCGGGCCAATATCGAGAAGAGCCTTTTGCGGCAGAAGGTCATGGGCATGGAGGTCGGCCGGCGCGTGGTGGTCACGCCGGACGAGATCAAGGCCTATTACGAGGCCCACAAGGACACCATGTTCGACCGCAACGGCCTGCGCATGGGGCTGCTCGTCTACCATCCCAAGGCCAATCCCGCGGCCGTGGCCGCGCAGATCAAGGCCGGCAAGCTGAGCTTCGAGGAGGCGGCCGCCAAGTATTCCATCGCGCCCAACAAGGACAAGGGCGGCGATATGGGCCCGGTGGAGTGGGACAGGCTCAACCCCGAGTGGGACGGGCGCCTCTCCCAAATGAAGCCCGGGGACGTGACCGAGCTTTTCGACCTGCAGGGCCACAAGGCGCAGGTGCATCTCTTCCGGCCCGGCGGCGGCGCGGAGACGCCGCTGACGCTGGAGCAGGCCACCCCGCAGATCGACGCCATCCTGCGCCAGCCCAAGGCCAAGGGCCGCTTTGAAGACTATTCCCGCCAGTTGCGGGAAAAGGCCGTTATCGACATCAGGCTCAACTAG
- a CDS encoding peptidylprolyl isomerase yields MTGRAFRALGLLWVLACSLALAGCFESRLPDGVVASINGEPIRLSAVQALMDSRSASLGIPHRPSLEAMKSRYGGALGTLIVHALVRQDLERRGMAVTDAALEHAVAQVREDFGPGGLEQFLTASSLREADWKALMRDHLAMEVFRKRVLLPAIQVSMAEARAYYEEHKADFVLPGYLDICFAAAPEKQALAAYCQSFTARFRERPEADAEADFAVLSGAAASDSGALAQCLEVQPDEVPPAWRKEAAALKPGACGEPRQQDGEWRAIALAGRQKGHALELTEAYPLIEAILLEEKKSAAFGEWLEESLGRSEILVAPELKESLLTPGLAGFVTEEPDEGEDLDHPESQREREDDAAAAGAEGAPDVQNAVREGARDGGDGARRGARRMGAGRPAPRPAGR; encoded by the coding sequence ATGACGGGACGGGCCTTCCGCGCCCTTGGGCTCCTCTGGGTGCTCGCGTGTTCGCTGGCGCTCGCCGGCTGCTTTGAAAGCCGGCTGCCGGACGGGGTGGTGGCCAGCATCAACGGCGAGCCCATCCGGCTTTCCGCCGTGCAGGCGCTCATGGACAGCCGCTCCGCCTCGCTGGGCATCCCGCACCGGCCTTCGCTCGAAGCCATGAAAAGCCGCTACGGCGGCGCCCTGGGCACGCTCATCGTCCATGCCCTCGTGCGCCAGGACCTCGAGCGGCGGGGCATGGCCGTCACCGACGCGGCCCTTGAGCACGCCGTGGCCCAGGTGCGCGAGGATTTCGGGCCCGGCGGGCTCGAGCAGTTCCTCACCGCCTCCTCCCTGCGCGAGGCCGACTGGAAGGCGCTCATGCGCGACCATCTCGCCATGGAGGTCTTCAGGAAACGGGTGCTCCTGCCGGCCATCCAGGTCTCCATGGCCGAGGCGCGCGCGTATTATGAGGAGCACAAGGCGGACTTCGTGCTCCCCGGCTATCTGGATATCTGCTTCGCCGCCGCCCCTGAGAAGCAGGCACTCGCCGCCTATTGCCAATCCTTCACGGCGCGCTTCCGCGAGCGGCCCGAGGCGGACGCCGAGGCCGATTTCGCGGTGCTTTCCGGCGCGGCCGCCAGCGATTCCGGCGCGCTCGCGCAATGCCTCGAGGTGCAGCCGGACGAGGTGCCCCCGGCATGGCGCAAGGAGGCCGCGGCGCTCAAGCCAGGCGCCTGCGGCGAGCCGCGCCAGCAGGACGGCGAATGGCGGGCCATCGCGCTCGCCGGGCGCCAGAAGGGCCACGCGCTGGAACTCACCGAGGCCTATCCGCTCATTGAGGCCATCCTGCTGGAGGAAAAGAAATCCGCCGCTTTCGGGGAGTGGCTGGAGGAGAGCCTCGGCCGCTCGGAGATACTGGTCGCCCCGGAGCTCAAGGAATCGCTGCTTACGCCCGGGCTCGCGGGCTTTGTCACCGAGGAGCCGGACGAGGGCGAGGATCTCGACCACCCGGAGAGCCAGCGTGAGCGAGAGGACGATGCCGCCGCTGCGGGCGCCGAAGGCGCGCCCGATGTACAGAATGCTGTGCGGGAGGGTGCGCGGGACGGCGGGGACGGCGCGCGCAGGGGCGCCCGGCGCATGGGAGCGGGCCGTCCGGCGCCCCGGCCTGCCGGCCGCTAG
- a CDS encoding secondary thiamine-phosphate synthase enzyme YjbQ, whose product MQQLEVRTTRREEMLDITGAVAELVRRQGWADGALMLFCTHTTCGLTINEGADPDVKRDLIRFFNEIAPHTHGWSHAEGNTDAHIRASLLGASLLVPLAGGSLCLGRWQSIYLYEGDGPRTRTVLAQRLGAED is encoded by the coding sequence ATGCAACAACTGGAAGTGCGCACCACGCGCCGCGAGGAAATGCTCGACATCACCGGGGCCGTGGCGGAACTCGTGCGCCGGCAGGGCTGGGCGGATGGCGCCCTCATGCTGTTTTGCACGCACACCACCTGCGGGCTCACCATCAACGAGGGGGCCGACCCGGACGTGAAGCGCGACCTCATCCGCTTTTTCAATGAGATCGCCCCGCACACCCACGGCTGGAGCCACGCCGAGGGCAACACCGACGCCCATATCCGCGCAAGCCTCCTTGGCGCTTCGCTGCTCGTGCCGCTCGCCGGGGGCTCCCTCTGCCTCGGCCGCTGGCAGAGCATCTATCTTTATGAAGGCGACGGCCCGAGGACGCGCACGGTGCTGGCCCAAAGGCTTGGCGCGGAAGACTGA
- a CDS encoding helix-turn-helix domain-containing protein, with product MNFDELGAALRAERERRGLRIEDAADHLKISARHLRALEEGDAAALPHPAYARGFIRSYAAYLGMSPEEIHNALNGVSAPEAAPQAPVNMAEAVPRVHRSGGRSGGGKGALVVLVLLLVAAGAYAGWRWGLPLLSGLEQQRLAQPSPPLSSAQPAPVAEPVKKAESARPAPARSAQPAPAATVQQAQPQAQRPEAAPPAPQASPQPARPAAVTSRQEEQGAPAAALAASAAGASSAPGQEAAAAPAQAGDDAAAPGQHKVIITATEECWIHSNADRTDTRQFSLRKGDTFALTFARSLELKLGNAGGVRIRYDGQSMPPAGQSGQVRTLTFPPQDGQ from the coding sequence ATGAACTTTGACGAACTGGGCGCGGCCCTGCGCGCCGAACGCGAGCGGCGCGGCCTGCGCATCGAGGATGCCGCCGACCACCTCAAGATCAGCGCGCGCCACCTGCGCGCCCTGGAGGAGGGCGATGCCGCCGCCCTGCCGCACCCCGCCTATGCGCGGGGCTTCATCCGCTCCTATGCGGCCTATCTCGGCATGTCGCCCGAGGAAATCCACAACGCGCTCAATGGCGTGAGCGCTCCCGAAGCGGCCCCGCAGGCGCCCGTCAACATGGCCGAAGCGGTCCCGCGCGTGCACCGCAGCGGTGGGCGCAGCGGCGGGGGCAAGGGCGCGCTCGTTGTCCTCGTCCTGCTGCTGGTGGCCGCGGGCGCCTATGCCGGCTGGCGCTGGGGCCTGCCCCTGCTCTCCGGGCTGGAGCAGCAGCGCCTGGCGCAGCCATCGCCGCCGCTCAGCTCCGCGCAGCCCGCGCCGGTGGCGGAGCCCGTGAAAAAGGCCGAAAGCGCGAGGCCGGCGCCCGCCCGCAGCGCCCAGCCGGCCCCGGCGGCGACCGTGCAACAGGCACAGCCACAGGCGCAGCGCCCCGAAGCGGCGCCACCGGCCCCGCAAGCCAGCCCGCAGCCCGCCCGGCCCGCAGCTGTGACATCCCGACAGGAGGAGCAGGGCGCGCCAGCGGCCGCTCTCGCGGCTTCCGCGGCCGGCGCCTCTTCCGCCCCCGGGCAGGAGGCAGCCGCCGCTCCGGCCCAGGCCGGCGACGACGCGGCGGCCCCGGGCCAGCACAAGGTCATCATCACGGCCACGGAAGAATGCTGGATTCACTCCAACGCGGACAGGACGGACACGCGCCAGTTCTCCCTGCGCAAGGGCGACACTTTCGCGCTCACCTTCGCCCGCAGCCTTGAGCTCAAGCTCGGCAACGCCGGCGGGGTGCGCATCCGCTATGACGGGCAGAGCATGCCGCCCGCCGGGCAGTCCGGGCAGGTGCGGACGCTCACCTTCCCGCCGCAAGACGGCCAGTGA